A window of Magnolia sinica isolate HGM2019 chromosome 13, MsV1, whole genome shotgun sequence genomic DNA:
AATCCCTCTTAGTTTTGTTTCTCAGAAAATAAGATATATATTAGCAAGTTGTCTACCATTGCAATAACTTCTACTCAAAACAAATCTCTTTCTTTATAAATATGTGATTTCAGGtagaaaagaaggaagagaaagcCGGTATACAGCACTTGCTTATTAGAAGATGCATTAAAATGGGGTAGGTGATGGCATGTGATAGAACTGTTGTTGGCTTCACCTCAAGGAGCTCGCAATACATCAGATCCTGCATACCCATTGGAGAGGCGATCGAGATCAGTAAGATTCAGTATAAGACTGCATCTATATCCTACATACCTTTCAAGGGAAGGAATGAATataattatgatgtatgagagagaAATTACTGAGCAAAATTGATGCCAACTTTGGTGTTGGGGGTCCTCGAAATGGCCTCAAAGGCAATGTTAGATAAGACCAGCATAGCCGGGCATGGATTGTTTCGACACAAATCAACAATCTCTACTTCTATAGTGCCGTCTTTGCATGGGTGTCTGAGGCTGCTCAAGCACTGGATTTGGTACTTCCGACCACATGCCGCACCATTGTCCCACACCGCTTGGCTCGCCGCGGCAAACAAACCATTCTCTGGAAACTGTTCTCTGTTGTAGCCCCGGCATCTTGTGGCTGCATCAAGGAAAATTACCATTAATATAAGATGAAGCAACATCCTTGGTTGCATTGTTATAGCAGTGAATGTTGTATCATTTATTAGTTTTGAGCACAACTTCCATCCAGTGTGTGTACTCAGAATCCATGTAGGTGTGTGCTCTTTGGGGTGAATCTAGTGAGCATTTCAAAATGCAAATATTTAAACTCACATTTGGAATGCATGTAGAGATCTCACCCACTATTATTGGAGCCTTGCTGTGACCTTTCCAAAAATTTCCGAAAACTCTGCTACCCCCTCAGAATTCCTTTTTTATCATTAAAGCATATACACATCATCATGCAACAAAATTAGTAACATAAAGCAGAAGAGTATGTTCTACGTACGGAGGTACGGAGGGTCgtaggatgttgcagttccaaaaTCTCCCATGATGACAACGGCATAGACCCACAACCATCCCAAAACCAGAGTTGCTAACACCATCCTCATTGGCATTGTCATCTCTAATGCTGCACGTAGCATGAACTAGCTTGGTGCTTGCTTTGCTTGGAAACCATTGCCTTGCATGTATATTTATACTAGTTAGCCGTGGGACCCTCACTCTGTTATGGGCTGTAAGAAAGTGATTCAAATAATTGACAAAATCAAAACTGGTTGACGTAACAATAGAAAACTGAAGATCTCGTCTGACAATTCTCAATCGATAATATGGTATTATAAGTTACAATTCAATTCAAAGTCTATTTGACTGACCTCTGATGTTTCTTTCCTTCCTGTGTGTTTAGGCGTAGACTTGGATGCCATTGATTTCTTTGATGCACTTAAAAAGTCGTCCACCAACTTAAGGCTCACGTgagtttgttttattttatttttattttaccataCAATATTTGTCCTGTGCTATTAAGGCTTTCAGTTTGTATATGTGGGACCGTTGTTGTGATCCAAACTGATCATATAATCGGCCTCTGAGTGAATAACCCATCAACCAAAAGTCCCCCATAATGGGAAAATCATGAATCTTCAATAGTTGGCTGAGAAATCTAAGGTTGAGATAGCTACATAACAATGGTTTTCACtctaccaggaaaaaaaaaaaaaagaaggccggATGCTAAGATTTTCTAAAATGGGGGATTTTGGGTGCATGAGACCCAtcatattaacggtttggatctatGAAAATCCCCCTTAAACATATTGAAAGTTGGAACTGTACTGTACAGACTTTGGGCAAATTCATTAAGTTGAGGGCGACTGTCCATTTGCAAGGTGTGATGAAGCTGGGGGTTCAAACACCGAATCCATTTGACTGGGATATTTCTAAGTGCAACTTtgattgggacccacttgttggaaCGTGTGGATTACTCGTATTAGGGTTTAGATGGACCTGCAGTTTAGTTAAGTTAATGTatgtggtagactctcaggagtttcaacacctggttgagggttcgagtacccataggtggtgaaatcccaccatggcgtgagtgtgtggtggtgtttgtacgtgtgaaaaaaaaataaaaaaaaatgtatgtgttatgtataATCTCTGAgcgcctgcatatcaagcgtgATATGCAGTCGgagtattaaaaagaaaaaggaaataggaAAGAAGAAAAGTCGCCATCTCATttcttgttgttttcttttgctaCCGGCGTAGAAGGACTAAAACTAATACATGTCAAAAAATGGTTGAGAAATAGGACCAAGTCAAAGCATGTATAAGAGCAGCTGTGACCCAATAAAATCCAATGTGATTGGGAGATCCCAGCTGTGTTATTGTTGTGAATCTCGCTCATTGAATGCAGAGACATTGTCTCTTTTTTTGGACACCAACTACTGCCAACAAATGCGATGCTGGATCACAATCTGTTTACTTGGGATTAGTGGCTCTGTTCAACGCGGCTGATTTCCATGTGTACGGTGGTGATGTCAGAGAGCGTAtgaaattgtgtgtgtgtgtgtatatatatatatatatatatatatatatatatatatatatatatatggttctatgcggtcgagctcatgggaacttctcatgaagtcgagctgtgtgggccccactgtgatgcatgtcgaacatcaacaccgtgcatttgatgggtcccctttaaattatgagatatcccaaaaatcagccgtatacggaagtcaggtgggccataccatctaaaatcatgtgaagacatgcctaaaacatagcacttggtggggcccacctaaaatttggatgcatctgaaacttggtctgatctctcatccaagtgtgacacacataatggatgggctggatttctgaaccacatcttggtgggcccaacaaatgattttgaatgttttaatgagaggtaacccctctcaacttttgtacgtggtgtggcccacacaagtcatgaattgatttgatttttaatcctgatggcccaccatggaatggtgcatctgactaatggggtagatgttcgacacgcatcacggcatggcccacacaacttgagttcccatgaggtcgcCTGCatggaaccatttcccatatatatatatatatatatatatatatatatatatatatatatatatatatatatatatatatatatatatgcaccattccatggtggatcTAGGGCTTAAAACTCAAGTTAATCCGGGATTTGTGTGAGCCAcatcacatacaaaagttgagaggggctaccctccattaaaacattcataatcatttgttgggccaactgagatgtggttcacaaatccagcccatccattatgtgtgtcccacttggatgaggggtcaaagcaagtttcagacacatccaaatttcaagtgggccccactaactgcttttatatgttttagacatgtcttcacatgattttagattgtatggcccacctgagttccgtatacggctgatttttgggatatcccataatttaaaggggacccatcaaatgcacgatgttgatgttcaacacacatcacggtggggcccgcacagctcgacctcatgggaagttcccatgagcccgatgcatagaaccatttccctatatatatatagtcatgctcacctacgcacatgagcacctttgcacacgtgtcatgggtgtctaatccgaacgaTCAATTTGATGCGGAATCTCATGAAACTCCAACGTACAAATGTTtatcctgatctaaaattctctctctctctctctctctctctctctctctctctctctctctctctatatatatatatatatatagagagagagagagagagagaaatgctcacctacacaccGGTTCGCACATCATTACAAGCGAACCTTGATGTCAACCTTAGATTATGTGAGAGTTTTAACATGAGTTTTGGCTCTCCCACTCGCACGCCTcgtgacgcggatttcctactaaagccttgCACAGGAATTTACTGcattgggatgctaggtggggcccaccatgatgtttgtgagaaatttaactcgtcatatatatatatatatatatatatatatatatatatatatatatatatatatatatatatatatatatatatatatataaactttaaaATTCTGATCTAAATCAATAAAATTTACATTTAGATATTATATTACATCGACTTAAATAATTCATATAGTAATTCGAACTCAATCtagttttaataatttacttttatatcaattaattttaaaatttatgaataaaatcatatttaaatttatttttaacaaaaaaaattctagaatttctaaattaaaatataaacttggtaaaaaaaaaaatttccaaaacacaaaaataaaatcaattagtATTTATTCTAAATCaaactaattttaaaataatcagtctaatttaaatctaatctaaatttattgaaattaatttaatatacataaatcaaatttcaaaaataaagtcAAAATATAATTAAACTCTATGAATTAATCAGATTCAATTAATGTTAAAATTtgcaaaaaataaacatcatggtataAATCAATTTTAACAATATTAatctaaaaaaattatttcaaaagtaaatctcataaaatatataaagttagaaagttcatgacgtaggggaggacgtgaggtcgagcaccgtcttcctcaagaggataactattccgaatccacggaacttctctggactcctcacagatacttctcgaatccacgaggaaagaaagcagaaaatagaaataaattctaataaattcgaaattgattgatgaataattaaaaacgagttcacaaccctttaaataagggtaccaagcaatgggaaagaaattagaatcaaactacaactcaaactcctagaatccgtgacttactataaatagtaaacttactatttatagacggtcgtgatgtctattagtgcgcaaggttttcgg
This region includes:
- the LOC131224153 gene encoding EG45-like domain containing protein codes for the protein MTMPMRMVLATLVLGWLWVYAVVIMGDFGTATSYDPPYLPTRCRGYNREQFPENGLFAAASQAVWDNGAACGRKYQIQCLSSLRHPCKDGTIEVEIVDLCRNNPCPAMLVLSNIAFEAISRTPNTKVGINFAQ